From the genome of Clostridium sp. BNL1100, one region includes:
- a CDS encoding SH3 domain-containing C40 family peptidase: MRKHLLIYLFAITATFILILSGCGNREIPVTKNEQYLSGITSENAAVINDAVVDVFTQNDILSTRLTQALFNQIVKVVSQEGSWTKIMMLDGTTGWVKSKYVSRDTSCVTDGRINNKIVVTAKTVYVYTGTGNDIKYKQVVLGTELYSVSKTKTGYDVLLPDNKKGWVEDGGVIAVPSTQNSIPKTSAEGFIQTVRKFEGTIYIIGGVSRWGIDSPGLCYVSSRINGVDIPRNVKEIAKTGTSITLDEIKPGDLLMFSTDNVKKDVSDVGVYTGNNEFIHSSPSRGVVTDSLEDSYYKNRIVGIRRIF; this comes from the coding sequence ATGAGGAAACATTTACTTATTTATTTATTTGCTATTACAGCAACATTTATATTAATCTTATCAGGATGTGGAAACAGGGAAATTCCTGTTACAAAAAATGAACAGTATCTAAGCGGTATAACCTCAGAAAATGCTGCTGTTATTAATGATGCTGTTGTTGATGTATTCACCCAGAATGACATTTTGAGTACAAGACTGACACAGGCTCTTTTTAACCAGATAGTAAAGGTCGTTTCTCAGGAAGGCTCATGGACTAAGATTATGATGCTGGATGGAACGACAGGGTGGGTCAAGAGTAAGTACGTCAGCAGGGATACCAGTTGTGTTACAGACGGTCGTATTAATAATAAAATAGTGGTAACAGCAAAAACGGTGTATGTTTACACAGGAACAGGAAATGACATAAAATATAAGCAGGTAGTTTTGGGAACGGAACTTTATTCAGTAAGTAAAACAAAAACTGGCTATGATGTGCTTTTGCCGGATAATAAAAAAGGTTGGGTTGAGGATGGCGGAGTAATAGCAGTACCTTCTACACAGAACAGCATACCGAAAACTTCAGCTGAAGGGTTTATTCAAACTGTCAGAAAATTTGAAGGGACCATATACATTATTGGCGGTGTCAGCAGATGGGGTATTGACTCGCCGGGCCTATGCTATGTCAGCAGCAGAATTAACGGAGTGGATATACCCCGTAATGTCAAGGAGATAGCAAAGACGGGAACAAGTATTACATTAGATGAAATAAAACCCGGAGACCTTCTGATGTTTAGTACAGACAATGTAAAAAAGGATGTCTCTGATGTAGGTGTTTATACAGGAAACAACGAATTTATACATTCAAGTCCTTCCAGAGGAGTTGTAACCGACTCCTTGGAGGACAGTTACTACAAAAACCGAATAGTTGGTATCAGAAGGATTTTTTAA
- a CDS encoding glycosyltransferase: MRVLILYVSVGTGHMKAAEALKESIERQSPDWKVDVLDALKYINPVVDKIVVSSYLGALKRSPKLYSMIYTASGTGTGIYDMSKAVNKLLSYKLRSLINEYKPSAIVCTHPFPMQMLSSLKRKNKLNIPTMAILTDYVVHSLWLDSGMDAFIVANDNMKSEMISRGIPDNIIFPYGIPVSPKFLTPTDKNGLLVKYGLEDKFTVLVMGGGMGFGNIEKTMASLLNCDVDIQIIAVTGTNQKLKFQLEEYASQSSKKVLVFSYTDKVNELMDISDLLITKPGGMTVSEALVKGLPIFIISPIPGQEEGNASFLIRSGVANKIDNFNNLVNILSQVTNDPSTLKIMRENSKELGKPHSAHDIAALLGKLVTG; encoded by the coding sequence ATGAGGGTATTGATACTGTATGTCTCCGTAGGAACTGGTCATATGAAGGCCGCCGAGGCGCTGAAGGAGTCAATTGAGAGACAGTCTCCCGACTGGAAAGTTGATGTTCTTGATGCATTGAAATATATTAATCCGGTAGTAGATAAAATTGTTGTAAGCAGTTACTTAGGAGCTCTTAAACGAAGTCCCAAGTTATACAGCATGATTTATACTGCCTCTGGGACAGGAACAGGTATATATGATATGAGTAAAGCGGTAAACAAGCTTCTGTCATATAAGCTAAGATCCCTTATAAATGAGTATAAGCCGTCTGCTATAGTATGTACTCATCCTTTTCCCATGCAAATGCTGTCATCTTTAAAAAGAAAAAACAAACTGAATATACCTACAATGGCAATACTCACAGACTATGTGGTTCATTCATTATGGCTGGATAGCGGCATGGATGCATTTATTGTGGCTAATGATAATATGAAATCCGAGATGATAAGCAGAGGAATACCGGATAATATTATTTTTCCTTATGGTATTCCTGTTTCTCCTAAATTTTTGACTCCCACGGATAAGAATGGTCTGCTTGTAAAATATGGCTTGGAAGATAAATTTACGGTTCTGGTAATGGGCGGTGGAATGGGATTCGGAAATATCGAAAAAACTATGGCCTCATTGTTAAACTGTGATGTTGATATTCAAATAATTGCAGTTACGGGTACCAATCAGAAGCTTAAATTCCAGCTTGAAGAATACGCTTCACAAAGCAGTAAAAAGGTACTGGTTTTTAGCTATACAGATAAGGTTAATGAGCTCATGGATATTTCTGACCTTTTAATAACAAAGCCGGGTGGAATGACTGTGTCCGAAGCTTTGGTAAAAGGATTACCTATTTTTATAATATCACCTATACCCGGACAGGAAGAGGGTAATGCAAGCTTTTTAATAAGAAGCGGGGTAGCCAATAAAATCGATAATTTTAATAACCTTGTAAATATTTTGTCTCAAGTAACTAATGATCCTTCTACACTTAAAATAATGAGGGAAAACTCAAAAGAACTGGGAAAACCACATTCAGCCCATGACATAGCTGCTTTACTAGGCAAACTTGTAACGGGCTGA
- a CDS encoding AAA family ATPase, which translates to MKIDRLHVRGFGKLQDFSCDFSDGLNVIYGDNESGKSTLMAYIKAMMYGVKGGRAGKNGMLPESKRYMPWNNNQYGGYMNIKLDNGEFYRIDRDFLANKINLYDSSFNDISANFIDIRDINSIGEKLVGLNENLFERTVFIKQMGTRIDTSTSKDLVDRISNIQQSGFEDISYIKAQNALKEALKRQVGTDRSYTRPLDIINQRIAELQEKKVNLLNEEKRLEELREKQQDISLKINKLKFKYRLLSRIIDYCKLKEKLKFLNEKKEEIRFLEESVRQAQENITKLEEDKKSAILHLNDNQVAGGKKLRGTDVFLTICVIATLAVGLAAFVFNILSPLFTLIPFLSTFILFILRTRTINREAKVLQKDRTDELNRQLSHFDDRIAQNKTQYQKLTGRIEGLKANNGAEKPENVESEISRLYIEITKDMQKIEDNLTHHESELIEDISKDSFENLLVKAFGINKNVFSELQRWETEYNTVAQSVKNTSTDSISDIENEISRLSRQKKSLDSKGEALNIAINTLESAAEQVRKKYVPLMNKVLNNTFSGLTSQKYNDVRTGDNLKIMLDNPETETLVPVSMLSDGTIDQIYLALRVAISETVLKNHECMPFIMDEPFAQYDDERTLNALKYIGDISKKQQVIIFTCKKREVELIGSEFPCKICSLT; encoded by the coding sequence ATGAAAATCGATCGACTCCATGTAAGGGGATTTGGCAAACTTCAGGATTTTAGTTGTGACTTTTCAGATGGTTTGAATGTTATTTATGGGGATAATGAGAGCGGTAAATCAACTCTTATGGCATATATAAAAGCCATGATGTATGGAGTAAAGGGTGGTAGAGCCGGGAAAAACGGAATGTTGCCTGAAAGTAAAAGGTATATGCCATGGAACAACAACCAGTACGGTGGGTACATGAACATTAAACTGGATAATGGTGAATTTTACCGCATTGACAGAGACTTTCTTGCTAACAAGATAAATTTGTATGATTCTTCTTTTAATGACATCTCAGCTAATTTTATTGACATAAGGGATATAAATAGCATTGGTGAAAAGCTGGTAGGACTTAATGAGAACCTTTTTGAAAGAACGGTGTTTATTAAGCAGATGGGAACAAGGATTGATACTTCAACGTCAAAAGACCTTGTTGACAGAATCTCAAATATCCAGCAGAGTGGGTTTGAGGATATATCGTACATAAAGGCACAAAATGCTCTTAAAGAGGCATTGAAGCGCCAGGTTGGAACTGATAGAAGTTATACAAGGCCTCTGGATATTATAAATCAACGTATAGCTGAATTACAGGAGAAAAAGGTTAACCTACTGAATGAAGAAAAAAGGCTTGAGGAATTAAGGGAAAAACAGCAGGATATATCTTTGAAAATTAATAAATTAAAGTTTAAGTATAGACTTCTGAGCCGAATAATTGATTATTGTAAACTTAAAGAAAAACTAAAATTCTTAAATGAAAAAAAAGAAGAAATACGCTTTCTTGAAGAATCCGTTCGCCAGGCCCAAGAAAACATTACTAAGCTTGAGGAGGATAAAAAGTCAGCAATACTCCATTTGAATGATAATCAGGTGGCCGGAGGCAAAAAGCTAAGAGGAACAGATGTATTTTTGACGATATGTGTTATCGCTACGTTGGCGGTCGGTTTAGCAGCATTTGTTTTTAACATTTTAAGTCCTTTATTTACTTTGATACCTTTTTTATCAACCTTTATCCTTTTTATTCTTAGAACAAGGACTATAAATAGGGAAGCGAAAGTGCTGCAAAAGGACAGAACAGATGAATTAAATCGTCAGCTTTCACATTTTGATGATAGAATAGCTCAAAATAAGACTCAGTATCAAAAGCTTACGGGCAGAATTGAAGGTCTTAAGGCTAACAATGGAGCGGAGAAGCCTGAAAATGTTGAAAGTGAGATATCAAGGTTATATATAGAGATTACAAAAGATATGCAAAAAATAGAGGACAACCTCACACACCATGAGAGCGAACTTATCGAGGACATTTCAAAGGATTCTTTTGAAAATCTGTTGGTAAAGGCCTTTGGTATTAATAAGAATGTTTTTTCAGAACTCCAAAGGTGGGAGACTGAATATAATACAGTTGCTCAGTCTGTTAAAAATACCAGTACAGACAGCATTTCTGATATTGAAAATGAAATTAGCCGGTTGAGCCGCCAGAAGAAAAGTCTGGACTCCAAGGGAGAGGCTCTGAATATTGCCATAAATACATTGGAGTCCGCAGCTGAGCAGGTTAGAAAAAAATATGTACCTTTAATGAATAAAGTATTGAATAACACTTTTTCTGGCCTTACATCACAAAAATATAACGATGTAAGAACAGGAGACAATCTCAAAATTATGCTGGATAACCCGGAGACAGAGACACTGGTTCCTGTTTCAATGCTCAGTGATGGGACAATTGATCAGATATATCTTGCACTGAGGGTTGCTATTTCAGAGACAGTACTTAAAAACCATGAGTGCATGCCCTTTATAATGGATGAGCCGTTTGCACAGTATGATGATGAAAGAACACTTAACGCACTTAAATATATTGGGGATATAAGCAAAAAACAACAGGTAATCATATTTACTTGTAAAAAGAGGGAAGTAGAACTTATCGGCAGTGAATTCCCTTGTAAAATCTGCTCATTGACATAG